In Mycolicibacterium nivoides, the DNA window AACCCGCTCGTCGATGGGGAGCCGGTAGCCGGCCTGATCGATCCGCTGGAACACGGCCACCGGATGCCCAGTGACCTCACCTGCCAATTCCTGGAAGGCCAGCGTCGAACGGTGGAACAACTCCAGCGTGCCGGCGATGCCCTGCAGGAAGGAGGCGGCATCGTATTCGGGCGTCTCGTATGCCGGCCACAGCACGTTGCGGACTTCGGTCATGGTGGAGAACCGGTTCTCCATGGCCGCCGGATCGCGTTGGGCTTCCCAGGGGTAGCTCCAGGTCCAGTAGATGCTGATCCGGCGGTGCCCGTCGTGAGGGCGGGGAATGTGCGTCTGGTTGTACGTGCGGGCACCGGTCATGAGGCCGCCTCTCCTTCACCGGTGGCCAGATAGCGCAGTCCCGACATGCCCGGCAGGAAGAAATACGCACCACCCCGAAGTGTGGTGAAAGCTGGAATCCCCTTGTGTACCTTACGTATCGGCCGCTTGGGGACGGTGAAGTCCAGGGTTCCGTCCTGCGTGCCGCAAATGGGGTCGTGCTCGTTGCCCAGCTCGTGGAACGTCTTGTCGTTGATCCAGACGTTCTGGGCGAACTCGAACTGGCGCACCAGGTCGGCGCAGATGATGAACGCCGCGATACCCCGGTCCGCTCCGTCGTCGGGTGCGTCGTCCGGTAGGGCCGGACCGTAGGTGGCGCCGCGCCGGATCATCCGCCGCCGGTTCATGTAGTGCGCGGTGTCGCGGGGGTTGAGCCGGCGCGCGTGCGACCCCAGGGGGCAGGCGTAGCCGAAGGGGTCCATCTCCTTGTAGTTGAAATCGTTGTTGCGCAGGGGATCCGCGCCGAGCTCGGGATCGTCGTGGTCGGGTGCCAGCACCAGGGGAGCGCCGCTGCGCCACCGGCCCATGAACTTCGCCGCCAGTAGTTCCTCGGCTTCCGGCGTATCCGACCGCTGGCGAACGTACTCCCGGAACAGCGTGACGTGTTCCTCTAGCCGGCGGTAGGCCATATAGCTGCCGTTGCGCGAAAGTACCTCCGGTTGAGGAAGATTCGGTATAGACCCGTCCTCGTCGGGATAGCCGAGGATGAATTCGCCGGGCTCGAGCGGGTCGCCCGATCCCGGTGTCGGCTCTTCCCCGGAACCCTTCATCACCGGCTGGGACAACCGGTCGCGGAATCCGAAGTGATCGTGTGCGTAGTTGAACGGCGGCGTCGCGTTCAGGTCCAGATAGGACAGGCTGCGCACGCCGGCGGTTCTGTCGAGCAGTTTGTCGTGCTCCTCGATGGAGCGCCGGCACTGCTCTTCGGTGCGTGAGAACAGGATCGCGATCGCATGAAGATCCTCACCGGCAAGACCGCCCAACCAGTGTTCGGGTGCGGCCTCACCGGTGTCCCCGAGGATCGTGGCACGCTGCGCCATGCCCTCCCGGAACGCGGCCGGGAAGGTCGCCAGCGACTCCTCGCCGACACCGAGTGCCCGCAGTCCGGTCCAGGTGAACGCCAACGTGACCCAGCGGTCGGATTCGTCCATGGTGGATACCGCCTCGGTGGCCGAGGCCACCTTGTCCAGCAGCTCGGAGAGCCACGCCCGGCCGCCCTCCGGGGTGTCGAAGGTCAGGAACTCGTAGCGCCCGGTGATGGCCGGGGTGCGAGTCAGCAGGATGTGCTGGATCTCGTCGAACTCGAGCACGGCCGCTACTGCATCTGGTCGAGCATGGTGGAGAAGGCGGCCTTGAGCCGCAGTGCTTTCTTGATCTCGTCGGCGGTCACGTACGGGTACTCGCCGTACTCCAGGAAACTCGGGACCTGGTGGGCCCGGACGAACTCGATGAATGCCTGGGGGTTCTCCTTCCAGTCCTCGGGGAACCCCTCCAGATTGGTGAAGACGGTGGTGATGCCGGTGGCACTGAACAATTGCACCGCGTCCTCGGTGTACTTGTCGAAGTCGGTGTCGAAGATGCCCTGATATTGGAAATGCAGTCCCGAGCCGACGTCGAAAAGTACCCAACGCAAATAATGCAGCCGCAGCGGCGCCAGCACCTCCGGGCTGGCCGCGATCGCCTCCTCGATCTGTTTTCCGTATGCCCGCACCGCATCTTCGCGGCCTTCTTTTACCTTCGCGATGATGGAAAAGCCGTGGCAGGCAGGGGTTCTCGGGTAGGTGGGCCCGTACCGGCCCGGCTCGAGTTCGAAATAGCCTTCGGGCGGGATGGCCATCGCGGCCGGCTTGCTCCAGACAGGTTCGGTGGCAGTCAATTTGGGGCCCCCTATACGCTCTCGGATAACGCGGAACGCTAGCACTGTTGCAGGCCCGTGAACGGCGATTGTGTTGACGCGCCATTAAATTTGCCGCGCATTTCTCGGAAAACCTGGAAAACACGCGTACCGGGCGTATTGTCCGCTGTGTCGGGGCCGTTCGAGGGGTAGGCCGCGACCGTTACCGAGTGACAGTGCGCCAGAGATGGGGCAGCGATGACGATCGGAGCGGGCACGAGGATGAAGCCCGATCTGTTACGCGTCCTGGGTACCGCCGCGGTCGACGGCAGCGCGAGCGAAGGCGCGAACCTGGTCCTTCGCGACCTTCCCGTTGCCGGTCAGCGGTAGCCCCTCGGTGAACAGCACCACCCGCGGTCGCTTGAAACCCGCGATCTCTGTCCGGACGTGGTCGACGAGTTCTTCGGCGGTCGGCCGGAGTCCCGGCACCGGGACGACCACCGCGCACACCGCCTCGCCCCAGTAGTCATCGGGTACCGCGACCACGGCCACCTGGTCCACCGCTGGGTGGCCGGACAAAACGTCCTCCACTTCACGGGAGGACACGTTCTCGCCGCCGGTGACGATGATGTCCTTGAGCCGGTCGACGACGAACAACCGACCGTCGGGGTCGGTGCGGCCCATGTCCCCGGTGTGCAGCCAACCGTTCTCGGTAGTGACACCGCCGGGCCAGTAGCCGGGCGTCACCTGCGCGCCGCGCACCACGATCTCACCGACCTGCCCGGACGGCAGTAGATCCCCGGACGGCGCGGCGATTCCGATCTCGACGTCCCGGTGCGGATAGCCGGCACTGGTGAGCAGCTCGGGTCGGTCCGCCGCTCCGGCGCGGTGGTCGTCGGGGCCGAGAAACGTGATATTCCCACCGGTTTCGGTCATCCCGTACCCCTGGTGAAAGTCCACGCCGAGCATCTCGATCGCGCGGCGCAGCAGATCCAGCGGCATCGCGGCCGATCCGTAGGCGATCGCCGTGAGGCTGGGCAGGCCGGTCCCGGTGTGGTCCAGATGGCCGAGCAGCGAGTGCAGCATGGTCGGCGCCAGCGAACACGAGGTCACTCCGTGCGTGCGGACGAGCTGTGCGAAACCCTCCGGGCGGAACTGTGCGCACAGGACGACCGTGGCCGCCACCGCATGCTGGACCAGTATGTTGTATCCGGCGATGTGACACATCGGGAACGGCAGCAGGTACACCCCGCCGGGCGGCACGGAGCGGCCCTCGACCGAGCCCCAGACCGCCGTAAGAATCGAACGATGGCTGTGCGCAACAGCTTTCGGTACACCGGTGGACCCGCTGGTGAACAGCAGCCAGGCCGGATCGTCCGGGTTCGTGACGTCAGGGCAGGGGAGATCGGCCGCGGGGGCGGTCCGCCACTGCTCGTCTTCGAACGCGATTGCCTGCTCGACGGGAGCCCCGGCGCCGGCCAGGGCCGACAGATAACGCTCGTCGCCGAGCAACAGGGAGGGCGCGGCGGTGACCAACTGCGCGGCCTGCTCGGCCGGGCTGAGACGCTGGTTGATCAGCGTCAGTACGCGTGCACTGCGCGGCACGGCGTAATACAGCTGGGCGTAGGCGGCGCTGTTGTCGGCGACGACGGCCACCCGGTCACCAGGAGCGGTCCGGGCGGCCACCCAGCCTGCGACACCGCGGATCTGGCGGTCGAACTCGGCAAAAGTGGCGGTGGTGCCGTCGTCGGTCACCACGGCCCGGCGCTGAGGCGCACCGGCCGCCGCCGCCGAGATCAACTCATGCAGCAGGGTCATGCCGGGCCACCCGGGGGGAGTTCGAACCGGTCCAGATATCGCCGCACGAAATCCTGCGCCTGGGTATGGCCGCGGCTGATGCCCAGGCCCTGCTCCAGCACCAGGATGCGCGCCAGGCTCGCCACGATCATCGACATCACCACGGGTGGGAATTCGTCGGTGTCGACGCCGTGGGCCTGCAGCGCCGAGGCCATTGCGGACTCCTCAAGGTCGCGGAACCGGTCGGCGTAGCCGGCGATCTCGCTGCGGATGGCCTTGCGGTGGTTGGCCAGCGCCATGAATTCCATCCACAGCGCCGCACCTTGCGCGCTGTTGAGTTCCCACAGCGCATGCAGCGGGGAGTCCTCGGCGAAGGCCTCCTGCTGGGTGCTCAGGTTCGTCTCGGCGCCGGCCTGCAGCACCGCCACGAACAGGTCGTCCATGCTGGGGAAGTAGTAGTGCACGAGTGCGGGTTTGACCCCGGCCTGCGCGGCGACCCGCCGCGACGTCGCCGCGGCGTACCCCTCTTCGAGCATGACCTGGGCGGTGGCCCGGATCAGCGCCCGGCGGGTCGTCGAATCGCGTCCGGAAGGCGCCTTTTGCGTACTCATCGCACCCTTGACCACGCGCGGCAGCGGCTGCTAGACATGGCCTGAGTGTAATTATTGGGCGATCGCCCAATATCGGCAGTGTGGCGGCACCTGCCCTGGCGACGAAGGTGGGCAATGACAGGACGGGTCGACGGCAAGGTCGCGCTGATCACCGGGGCGGCACGCGGGCAGGGACGCAGCCATGCCGTGCGGCTGGCCGCCGAGGGCGCCGACATCATCGCCGTGGACATCTGCGCGACCTTCGACCGGTCCCCGGCATCGGGTGCGACGGCCGAGGACCTCGCCGAGACCGCCGATCTGGTCAAGAACCTCGGGCGGCGCATCGTCACCGCCGAGGTGGACGTGCGCGATTTCAGCGCACTCAAGGCAGCGGTCGACAGCGGCGTCGAACAGCTGGGCCGGCTCGACATCATCGCGGCCAACGCGGGTATCGGCACCACCGGGGTGAAGCTGGACCGGATGGACGAGGACCTCTGGCAGGAGATGATCGACGTCAACCTCAGTGGGGTGTGGAAGACGGTGAAAGCCGGTGTGCCCCATATGCTCGCTGGCCGACGCGGCGGCTCGATCATCCTGACCAGCTCGGTGGCAGGGTCGAAGGCTTACCCGTTCACGGGGCACTATGTCGCGGCCAAGCACGGCGTGGTCGGCCTGATGCGCAGCTTCGCGGTCGAACTGGGCCACCATTCGATCCGGGTGAACTCCGTGCACCCGACCCACGTCAACAGCCCGATGTTGATGAACGAGAAGACCTATCGCATGTTCCGGCCCGATCTGGCGAATCCGGGACCGGACGATCTGGCGCCGATCTGCCAGACCTTCCACATGCTGCCTATCCCGTGGGTCACACCCGAGGACATCAGCCATGCGGTCCTGTTCCTGGCGTCGGACGAAGCCCGTTACATCACCGGGGTCACGTTGCCCGTCGACGCCGGTAGCTGCTTGAAATGACCGTCTACTACGACCCGTACGACGTCGGCATCGTCGCCGATCCGTATCCGGTGTACACCCGCCTGCGCGACGAGGCGCCGATCTACTACAACGAGCGCTACGACTTCTGGGCGTTGTCCCGGCACGCCGATGTCGAAAAGGCGTTGTCGGACTGGGAAACCTTCTCCAACAGCCGAAGCGACATCCTCGAACTGGTCAAGTCCGACTTCGACATGCCGCCCGGCGTGATGATGTTCGAGGACCCGCCCATGCACACCCTGCTGCGCGGACTGATGTCGCGGGTGTTCACCCCGCGGCGCATGGCCGAGATCGAGGATCAGATCCGGCAGTTCTGTGTGCGCTGTCTGGACCCGCTGGTCGGCTCGGACGGATTCGACATCATCGCCGAACTGGCGTCGATGATGCCGATGCGGGTGATCGGAATGCTGCTCGGCATACCGGAATCCGAGCAGATCGGGGTTCGTGACGCCAACGACGCCAATCTGCGCACCAAGCCCGGCGCGCCGATGAAGGTCGTGCAGGCCGACCGTATCGCCGACGGCCGGATCTACGCCGACTACGTCGAGTGGCGGGCCAACAACCCGTCCGACGACCTGATGACGGCCCTGCTCAACGTCGAATTCACCGACGAATTCGGAGTCACCCGCAAGCTTGACCGCAAAGAAGTCCTGCACTACACGCAGGTGGTGGCCGGGGCGGGCAACGAGACCACCGGCCGGCTCATCGGCTGGCTGGCGAAAGTGCTTGCCGAACACCCCGACCAGCGTCGCGAGGTGGCCGATGATCGCTCACTGCTGACCCGCGCGGTCGATGAGACACTCCGCTTCGAACCCACCGGCCCGCACGTAGCGCGATGGGTGGCAAGGGATTTCGAGTACGACGGCACAACGGTACCGGCCGGCAGTGCGGTGCTGCTGCTGTTCGGTGCCGCCAACCGCGACCCGCGTCGCTACCGCAACCCCGATACCTTCGACATTCACCGCGACAACATCAGCCACCTCACCTTCGGCAAGGGGCTGCACTACTGTCTGGGCGCCAACCTGGCCCGGCTGGAGGGCCGCGTCGCACTCGATGAGCTGCTCAACCGCTTCCCCGAGTGGGAGATCGACTACGACAGTGCCCAACTGGCGCCGACCTCGACGGTACGTGGCTGGGAGAAACTGCGCCTTGTGGTGAACTGAGCACCGTGAACATCTGGATCGGACAGGCCCGGCGCCGCGTCGGCGGTGAGGTGCCCGCACCGCCCGAGCAGGTGCGGGCCTTCTACGTCGACCTGGACAACATCTCGCAGGTGCACCCGCTCGTGCAGTGGGTGCGCAGCACGTCCCGGGTGGACCTGGCCGACGGGTATCGGCAGGACTATCAGGTGCGCGATCGAATACCGTTGGGGCCGTTGGCGCTCCCGATCACCTACCGGGCCCGGCTCATCGTTCCCGCCGTGGGTCCGGTGACCGCGCAGGCCCGGCAGTTCCCGCAGGTGAGGCTGGACAGCCGGGTGGACTTCGCGGCCACCGGGACCGGAACCCGGATCACCGAGGAGTTGACCATCGCCGCGCCCAGGCCGTTGCTGGCGATCACCGTGAAGCAGGCGGTTGCTGCCCACGCCACGATGCTGGCGGCCATCGGAAAGCTGTTCGCGGCCTGAACTGAGGCCCAACGTTTTTCCGCGAGCAGACGCGTATGTACCCGGAAATCGCGGATTCGGGGTACATACGCGTCTGCTCGCGCGAAAAAAGGGGGCTCGTCGGGCTACGAGGTGGCGACCGCCTCAGCGTGCTCGGTGGCCACCGTCTTCGCCCAGCGGTAGTCGGCCTTGCCGGCAGGGGAGCGCACGATCTGCGGGGACCGGACGAACGCCTTCGGGATCTTGTAGCGCGCGATCGAGCGCTCACACACCGCCGCGAGATCCTCGTCGGTGGCCGAGGCGCCCTCGGCGAACTGCACGACCGCCACGACCTCGTTGCCCCAGCGCTCCGACGGGCGGCCGACCACGACCACGTCGTAGACGGCGGGGTGCGCGGCGACGGCCCGCTCGACCTCTTCGACGAAGATCTTCTCGCCGCCGGAGTTGATGGTGACCGAATCCCGGCCCAGCAGCTGAATACGCCCGTCTTCCAAGACATTTGCCCGGTCACCCGGAACCGCCCAGCGGACCCCCTCGATGGTGGGGAAGGTGCGTGCGGTCTTGGCCTCGTCGCCCAGGTAGCCGAGCGGGATCAGATCGCGCCGCGCCAGCCAGCCGCCGCTCTCGCCGGGGCCGAGCACCCGGGACAGATCCTCGGCCACCACAGCTGTGTCGGACTGGGCGTTGAAGGTGGCTGCCTCGGAATCGGTGCCTGCGGTGGAAGCGGTGCTCATCTGGGTGCCCGACTCCGAGGAACCCACGGCATCGAGCAACATCAGATGCGGCAGCGCGGCCAGGATGCGCTCACGCACGGTCGGGGACAGCGGCGCGCCGCCGTTGGTGATCGTGAACAGACCCGACAGGTCGTAGTCGCCCTTCTCGATCTCGTCGATCAACGGTCGGGCGATCGCATCGCCGACCACCGGGATGCTGAGCACCCGTTCGCGTGCGGCCAGCTCCAACACGTTGTCCGGGCGCATCTTCACCACATCGTCGGGGATGACGAGCTTCCCGCCCATGGTGATGGCGTTGTAGGCGGCCCACTGCGCGGCACCGTGCATGAACGGCGGGATCATCAGCAGCGACAGCCCGCCGCCGGCGGTGGCGGCCCGCTCGGCGAGTTCCTCGTACGACGCGATGAAGGTGTCGCTGCCGAACGGCCGGCCACCCATCGAGGACAGGAAGATGTCGTGCTGGCGCCACAGCACGCCCTTGGGCATGCCGGTGGTTCCGCCGGTGTAGAGGACGTACAGGTCATCGCCCGACGGAGTCGGCATCCCTGCTGGGGGCGCAGGGGTTTTCAGGATCGTCTCGTAATCGACGGCACCCGGCAGGAGCTCGTTGCCCGATTCGTCGGCGACCTGGATGAGCACCTGCAGATTCGGCAGCTGGTCGCGGATCGCGGCCACCCGGGGCGCGAACTCGGCGTTGTAGATCACCGCCCGGGCGTTCGAATCCTTCAGCAGGTAGAGGAGTTCCTCCTCGACGTAGCGGTAGCTGACGTTGAACGGTGCCACCCGGGCGCGGTAGCTGCCGATCATCGACTCGAGGTACTCGTTGCCGTTGCGCAGGTAGATGCCAAGGTGGTCCTGACCTGATTCGTGTCCGGCCAGCCCGTCGCGCTCGGCGTGCGTGCCGAGACCGGCCGACACCAGGTAGTGGGCGAATCCGTCGACGCGCGCGTCGAAGTCGGCGTAGCTGAAACGGCGGTCCCGCCACACCAGGAAGGTTTGATCGGGCACGGCTTTGGCCACCGTGGAGAACACTGTGGACAGGTCGAACTTCACGTCAGCGCTCATGGCACTCCTGGTGTGCGCGGATTCGGGCTCCACGACCATACATGGACCACTTGGCTGTATGGCCTAGGGGATGTGACCCGCGCCTCAGACCGGGAAGAAGCCGTCTCCGGTCAGAATCCCCGGCTGCCAGCCCTGCGGTCCGAGGCACAGCATCGGCCGGCCGTCAGGCGACTGAGCGGCCTCTTGCGGCCCCGGACACGGCGACCCGATCTCCTGCACGCCGTTCAACGGGTAGGCGTAGGTCCAGAAGCCGGTGTAGACGGGCGGCCACTGGTTGGGAATCCACTTGCACTGCATCGCCGTGCCGCCCGGCCCACGGCCGAACACGTTGCGTTCCCAGCTGTAGCAGGGTGCGCCGTTGGACGCCTCGTAGCTCATCCCCGGGACATCGGTGGGGTAGCGGCCCGGATTGTCGGGATACATGTTGCTGCCGTCGTCGGCCATCGCACCCGGCGCAGCCGAGATCGCTGTTGCC includes these proteins:
- a CDS encoding AMP-binding protein, with product MTLLHELISAAAAGAPQRRAVVTDDGTTATFAEFDRQIRGVAGWVAARTAPGDRVAVVADNSAAYAQLYYAVPRSARVLTLINQRLSPAEQAAQLVTAAPSLLLGDERYLSALAGAGAPVEQAIAFEDEQWRTAPAADLPCPDVTNPDDPAWLLFTSGSTGVPKAVAHSHRSILTAVWGSVEGRSVPPGGVYLLPFPMCHIAGYNILVQHAVAATVVLCAQFRPEGFAQLVRTHGVTSCSLAPTMLHSLLGHLDHTGTGLPSLTAIAYGSAAMPLDLLRRAIEMLGVDFHQGYGMTETGGNITFLGPDDHRAGAADRPELLTSAGYPHRDVEIGIAAPSGDLLPSGQVGEIVVRGAQVTPGYWPGGVTTENGWLHTGDMGRTDPDGRLFVVDRLKDIIVTGGENVSSREVEDVLSGHPAVDQVAVVAVPDDYWGEAVCAVVVPVPGLRPTAEELVDHVRTEIAGFKRPRVVLFTEGLPLTGNGKVAKDQVRAFARAAVDRGGTQDA
- a CDS encoding Dyp-type peroxidase, whose protein sequence is MLEFDEIQHILLTRTPAITGRYEFLTFDTPEGGRAWLSELLDKVASATEAVSTMDESDRWVTLAFTWTGLRALGVGEESLATFPAAFREGMAQRATILGDTGEAAPEHWLGGLAGEDLHAIAILFSRTEEQCRRSIEEHDKLLDRTAGVRSLSYLDLNATPPFNYAHDHFGFRDRLSQPVMKGSGEEPTPGSGDPLEPGEFILGYPDEDGSIPNLPQPEVLSRNGSYMAYRRLEEHVTLFREYVRQRSDTPEAEELLAAKFMGRWRSGAPLVLAPDHDDPELGADPLRNNDFNYKEMDPFGYACPLGSHARRLNPRDTAHYMNRRRMIRRGATYGPALPDDAPDDGADRGIAAFIICADLVRQFEFAQNVWINDKTFHELGNEHDPICGTQDGTLDFTVPKRPIRKVHKGIPAFTTLRGGAYFFLPGMSGLRYLATGEGEAAS
- a CDS encoding TetR/AcrR family transcriptional regulator encodes the protein MSTQKAPSGRDSTTRRALIRATAQVMLEEGYAAATSRRVAAQAGVKPALVHYYFPSMDDLFVAVLQAGAETNLSTQQEAFAEDSPLHALWELNSAQGAALWMEFMALANHRKAIRSEIAGYADRFRDLEESAMASALQAHGVDTDEFPPVVMSMIVASLARILVLEQGLGISRGHTQAQDFVRRYLDRFELPPGGPA
- a CDS encoding mycofactocin-coupled SDR family oxidoreductase codes for the protein MTGRVDGKVALITGAARGQGRSHAVRLAAEGADIIAVDICATFDRSPASGATAEDLAETADLVKNLGRRIVTAEVDVRDFSALKAAVDSGVEQLGRLDIIAANAGIGTTGVKLDRMDEDLWQEMIDVNLSGVWKTVKAGVPHMLAGRRGGSIILTSSVAGSKAYPFTGHYVAAKHGVVGLMRSFAVELGHHSIRVNSVHPTHVNSPMLMNEKTYRMFRPDLANPGPDDLAPICQTFHMLPIPWVTPEDISHAVLFLASDEARYITGVTLPVDAGSCLK
- a CDS encoding cytochrome P450, with product MTVYYDPYDVGIVADPYPVYTRLRDEAPIYYNERYDFWALSRHADVEKALSDWETFSNSRSDILELVKSDFDMPPGVMMFEDPPMHTLLRGLMSRVFTPRRMAEIEDQIRQFCVRCLDPLVGSDGFDIIAELASMMPMRVIGMLLGIPESEQIGVRDANDANLRTKPGAPMKVVQADRIADGRIYADYVEWRANNPSDDLMTALLNVEFTDEFGVTRKLDRKEVLHYTQVVAGAGNETTGRLIGWLAKVLAEHPDQRREVADDRSLLTRAVDETLRFEPTGPHVARWVARDFEYDGTTVPAGSAVLLLFGAANRDPRRYRNPDTFDIHRDNISHLTFGKGLHYCLGANLARLEGRVALDELLNRFPEWEIDYDSAQLAPTSTVRGWEKLRLVVN
- a CDS encoding acyl-CoA synthetase, which gives rise to MSADVKFDLSTVFSTVAKAVPDQTFLVWRDRRFSYADFDARVDGFAHYLVSAGLGTHAERDGLAGHESGQDHLGIYLRNGNEYLESMIGSYRARVAPFNVSYRYVEEELLYLLKDSNARAVIYNAEFAPRVAAIRDQLPNLQVLIQVADESGNELLPGAVDYETILKTPAPPAGMPTPSGDDLYVLYTGGTTGMPKGVLWRQHDIFLSSMGGRPFGSDTFIASYEELAERAATAGGGLSLLMIPPFMHGAAQWAAYNAITMGGKLVIPDDVVKMRPDNVLELAARERVLSIPVVGDAIARPLIDEIEKGDYDLSGLFTITNGGAPLSPTVRERILAALPHLMLLDAVGSSESGTQMSTASTAGTDSEAATFNAQSDTAVVAEDLSRVLGPGESGGWLARRDLIPLGYLGDEAKTARTFPTIEGVRWAVPGDRANVLEDGRIQLLGRDSVTINSGGEKIFVEEVERAVAAHPAVYDVVVVGRPSERWGNEVVAVVQFAEGASATDEDLAAVCERSIARYKIPKAFVRSPQIVRSPAGKADYRWAKTVATEHAEAVATS
- a CDS encoding SRPBCC family protein, with product MNIWIGQARRRVGGEVPAPPEQVRAFYVDLDNISQVHPLVQWVRSTSRVDLADGYRQDYQVRDRIPLGPLALPITYRARLIVPAVGPVTAQARQFPQVRLDSRVDFAATGTGTRITEELTIAAPRPLLAITVKQAVAAHATMLAAIGKLFAA